The Gemmatimonadota bacterium genome contains the following window.
ATACGCCCAAACACACCAGCAACGGCCTCTATTATTGCTCACCATCACATCCCCGCAAAACCACCAGAACCTCGCAACCATCCAGAGGCAACACCTGCAACTCACAAACCCGGACCAGTCCCCCGCACTCGACATCAACACAATGCCCGTAGTCGTGTACATGGGATATAGCATCCACGGCAATGAACCCAGCGGAGGCAACGCCGCGCCATTAATTGCATATCACCTATCAGCGGCGCAGGGTCCTGCCATAGACAACCTCCTCGCCAACACCGTCATCTTGCTCGACCCCGTATCCAATCCCGATGGCTTTGACCGCTTTGCACACTGGGCAAACACCCACCGCGGCAAACAACTCATTGCCGACCCCGAACACCGGGAACATCGAGAAATCTGGCCGAGCGGGCGCACCAACCACTACTGGTTTGACCTCAACCGCGACTGGGTCTTCATCCAGCATCCCGAAAGCAGGGGGCGGATTGAAACATTCCACGCCTGGAAACCCAACATGCTCACCGACCACCATGAAATGAACACCAATTCCACTTACTTTTTTCAACCGGGCATACCCTCGCGCAACAATCCCCTCACCCCGGCACGCACCTATGAACTCACCGCTGAAATCGCCAAACGCCACGTCAGCGCGCTCGATAAAATCGGCACACTATATTACACGCGGGAATCATTCGACGACTTTTACATCGGCAAAGGATCGACCTATCCCGATCTCAATGGCGGCGTGGGCCTTCTCTTTGAGCAAGCCAGCGCACGCGGGCTTATACAAGAAAGCATTCACGGACTGATCTCCTTTCCCTTTGCCATACGCAATCAGGTGAGAACCGCCCTATCAGCACTCCAGGCAGCCCATGAACTGCGCACCGAACTGCTATCGCATCAGCGCGCTTTTTACATCTCCGCATACCAGGAAGCCGAGGCTGCCGCCATCAAAGCTTATGTTTTTGGCGACCCGGATGACATAGCGCGCACCCATCATTTTATCGACATACTCCAGCAACACCACATACAGATCTACGACCTCGCCCGCCCCATGCGCATCGGCGGCCAGACCTTCGCACCCGGCTCGGCCTATATCATTCCCACCGCGCAACCGCAATACCGCTTACTCACCAGCCTGTTTGAACGCCGCACCACCTTTCGTGACAGCTTATTTTACGATGTCTCAGCCTGGACATTGCCCCTGGCATTTAACATGCCCCTCGTCGAGATCAAATCGTCATCCCAGGAATTTATTGGCGACCTGTTGCCCCCGTCTAAATTTCCTCGTGGCCGTCTATCTGTATTCAACTCAGCGGTCGATACACAGGCGGATTATATAGGCGAACGTGGGGCTTATGCGTACCTGTTTGAATGGAAGGGACATTACGCACCGCGCGCACTTTATCGCCTGCAAAAAGCTGGAATAAGAGCCAAAGTGGCCTCGCGACAATTTCGCATGCGCATCCCTTCTGTGGCCGACTCAGGGAATGTGCACTTATTTGACTACGGCACCATACTCATCCCCATGGGCATTCAAAAAAATGACCCGCAAACAATTCGGAACCTCATGCAAACAATCGCCCTCGAAGACGCCCTCGATGTATTTGCCGTCTCCACCGGACAGACCGACAGTGGTATTGACCTGGGCAGCCCGGGGTTTGTCCCCCTAGAAACACCTCAAATAGCCCTTTTAATAGGCAGAGGTGCCGATGTCTATAACGCCGGAGAAGTGTGGCATTTGTTAGACCAGCGCTATAACATCGCCATCAGCCTCATAGACGCCAGCCATGTGCGCGATATAGACCTCAATCGCTATAACACAGTAATCGCAGCAGGCGGATCTTATAGCAACCTCGACTCCACTGGCGTCAACGCCTTAAAACAGTGGCTGCGCCGGGGCAATACACTCATTGCTCTCAACAGTGCGGTTCGCTGGGCCACCAATACCAAACTCGCCAGTGCCCAATACATCGAGCGAAATCGAACAAACCGCAACGAACGCAAAACTTATATCAATGCACCCAGCGATCGGGGAGCGCAAATTATTGGCGGTGCTATCTTTCAGACCTACCTGGACCGCACCCACCCCCTCGCCTATGGGTATCGCAGCGATAGCCTGCCAGTCTTTCGGCGCGGCACACTCTTTATAAAACCCGTAAACCCTTATGCCACCCCTTTGCAATACGCCAAACAGCCCTTGCTCGCGGGTTATATCTCTGAACAGAACCACAATTACATCGCCGAAACCGCATCCACTCTCGTCGCCAAACAGGGCAATGGCCGCGTCATACTCATGCTCGACAACCCCACCTTCCGCGCCTACTGGTACGGCACCCAAAAACTCTTTGCCAACGCCCTCTTTTTCGGTCCCACCATCAGCCCTGGCACATTGAACGAATAACAGGCGCGTTCCACCTTGCAAAAAATAAAAGAGCACTGATTCTCGTGAACCAGTGCTCTTTTTATTATCCGCATCACATTATTCATCGTTGAATATCGTGACGCGTGGCATCTCTGGGCACGGGCAAAACAAAGTCCTTGTCGGATAGCCCCGTATTGATAGCGCGCGATTTGACCTGGATGAGAATGACATCCTCGCCCTGCCGAATCTCGATACGCCGGGGTAGTGCAAAACCGCCATCCAGGCGATAATCGGACAGAATGCGTGCCGATACGAGTTGTCCATCAGCGTTATAGACCCTCTCCTCGCGCAAAAAACCCGTACCAGCCTCAATCCAGAGACGGCGCAAATAAAGATCGTATTGCAACTCGAGAAAAATATGTTTTTCTCCAGATTCAAAGCGCACCACGCGAGAGACATCCAGAAGGGAAAGATTGGGCAAGCCCAAAATAGCGCGATCATACGCATAATAGGACAAATCGACATCCGTGAGCACATAGAGCACATCTTCGGGAGGACCCACGAGATAGCGATTCTCGCGGGGCAGGTGAACGTGCAGCGTATCATCCCGGGCACGCGCGGCCATAACCACGGTACCGAACCCCCCAACCACGAGTTTGAGATCTGAAGGCACTCGGTGGCGCACAAGCGCAGAAGCCCTGCGTTCGCGCACCCCATCAATCGTGAGGTCAATACTCGCGCGGACCTCCTGATTGCGCAGGCTGTCGTAGCGGGTAGCGATGAGATCAAAAAATTCGGTTGAAGAAGTAACAGGCGGCAAAAGAGCGGGGCGATTGGCGACGCAACCAGCGATCAGAAAGAAGAGAATAAGGAGATATCTACGATTGT
Protein-coding sequences here:
- a CDS encoding M14 family metallopeptidase, with translation MTRLLIVLIALISLNTPAHSRIDLSYYLPEGTTYNPDIPTPEAFFGFQIGDWHLRHDLIANYMRALAERSDRIVLTQYAQTHQQRPLLLLTITSPQNHQNLATIQRQHLQLTNPDQSPALDINTMPVVVYMGYSIHGNEPSGGNAAPLIAYHLSAAQGPAIDNLLANTVILLDPVSNPDGFDRFAHWANTHRGKQLIADPEHREHREIWPSGRTNHYWFDLNRDWVFIQHPESRGRIETFHAWKPNMLTDHHEMNTNSTYFFQPGIPSRNNPLTPARTYELTAEIAKRHVSALDKIGTLYYTRESFDDFYIGKGSTYPDLNGGVGLLFEQASARGLIQESIHGLISFPFAIRNQVRTALSALQAAHELRTELLSHQRAFYISAYQEAEAAAIKAYVFGDPDDIARTHHFIDILQQHHIQIYDLARPMRIGGQTFAPGSAYIIPTAQPQYRLLTSLFERRTTFRDSLFYDVSAWTLPLAFNMPLVEIKSSSQEFIGDLLPPSKFPRGRLSVFNSAVDTQADYIGERGAYAYLFEWKGHYAPRALYRLQKAGIRAKVASRQFRMRIPSVADSGNVHLFDYGTILIPMGIQKNDPQTIRNLMQTIALEDALDVFAVSTGQTDSGIDLGSPGFVPLETPQIALLIGRGADVYNAGEVWHLLDQRYNIAISLIDASHVRDIDLNRYNTVIAAGGSYSNLDSTGVNALKQWLRRGNTLIALNSAVRWATNTKLASAQYIERNRTNRNERKTYINAPSDRGAQIIGGAIFQTYLDRTHPLAYGYRSDSLPVFRRGTLFIKPVNPYATPLQYAKQPLLAGYISEQNHNYIAETASTLVAKQGNGRVILMLDNPTFRAYWYGTQKLFANALFFGPTISPGTLNE
- a CDS encoding DUF4292 domain-containing protein, giving the protein MHNRRYLLILFFLIAGCVANRPALLPPVTSSTEFFDLIATRYDSLRNQEVRASIDLTIDGVRERRASALVRHRVPSDLKLVVGGFGTVVMAARARDDTLHVHLPRENRYLVGPPEDVLYVLTDVDLSYYAYDRAILGLPNLSLLDVSRVVRFESGEKHIFLELQYDLYLRRLWIEAGTGFLREERVYNADGQLVSARILSDYRLDGGFALPRRIEIRQGEDVILIQVKSRAINTGLSDKDFVLPVPRDATRHDIQR